A genomic region of Lysinibacillus sp. 2017 contains the following coding sequences:
- the cysS gene encoding cysteine--tRNA ligase — translation MSIQIFNSLSRQKEPFVPIEEGKVKMYVCGPTVYNYIHIGNSRPVIVYDTVRRYLQYAGYEVKFVSNFTDVDDKIIKAANELGEETSALTDRFIAAYFEDITALGCKKADAHPRVTEHMDDIIEFIQVLIDKGYAYESQGDVYYRTRKFNGYGKLSHQSIDDLKVGARIEAGEKKEDPLDFALWKAAKPGEVKWATSWGEGRPGWHIECSVMAREHLGDTIDIHAGGQDLTFPHHENEIAQSEAHNDKTFARYWMHNGYINIDNEKMSKSLGNFILVHDIRQQIDPQVLRFFMLSVHYRHPINFAQDLVEAAKNGLDRIRTSYANVEHRIVSSAGLAEGSAEWLEKIAQIKVDFEEAMNDDFNTANAISALFELSRIANVYLNEANTDKEVLQAILNTFDVIGNVLGIQAKVEAGLLDEEIEALIEERIAARKNRDFARSDEIRDQLLSMDIVLEDTRQGTRWKRGQ, via the coding sequence ATGAGCATTCAAATTTTCAACTCATTATCGAGACAAAAAGAGCCCTTCGTTCCAATAGAAGAAGGAAAGGTGAAAATGTATGTATGTGGACCTACTGTTTACAATTACATTCATATTGGGAACTCACGCCCTGTTATCGTTTATGATACAGTACGCCGTTATTTACAATACGCGGGTTACGAAGTCAAATTCGTTTCGAACTTCACAGACGTAGATGATAAAATTATTAAAGCAGCAAATGAGTTAGGTGAAGAAACGTCGGCATTAACAGATCGTTTCATTGCAGCTTACTTTGAGGATATTACAGCTTTAGGATGCAAAAAAGCCGATGCACATCCACGCGTTACAGAACATATGGATGATATTATCGAATTTATTCAAGTGCTAATCGACAAAGGATATGCATATGAATCACAAGGCGATGTTTACTACCGTACACGTAAATTCAATGGATACGGCAAATTAAGTCATCAATCGATTGATGATTTAAAGGTAGGGGCACGTATTGAAGCGGGTGAGAAAAAAGAAGATCCGTTAGATTTCGCATTATGGAAAGCAGCAAAACCAGGTGAAGTAAAATGGGCTACTTCATGGGGAGAAGGGCGTCCAGGCTGGCATATTGAATGTTCAGTAATGGCACGTGAACATTTAGGGGATACAATTGATATTCACGCAGGCGGTCAAGATTTAACATTCCCTCACCATGAAAACGAAATTGCGCAATCTGAAGCACATAATGATAAAACATTCGCGCGTTATTGGATGCATAACGGGTATATCAATATCGACAACGAAAAAATGTCGAAATCACTAGGTAACTTTATTTTAGTGCATGATATTCGTCAGCAAATCGATCCGCAAGTATTACGCTTCTTCATGCTTTCTGTCCATTACCGTCATCCAATTAACTTTGCGCAAGATCTAGTAGAAGCAGCAAAAAATGGTCTAGACCGAATTCGTACTTCTTACGCCAATGTCGAACACCGTATCGTATCATCTGCTGGATTAGCTGAAGGTAGTGCAGAATGGTTAGAAAAAATTGCGCAAATCAAAGTTGATTTTGAAGAGGCGATGAATGACGACTTCAATACAGCGAATGCCATTTCAGCATTGTTTGAATTATCACGTATTGCAAATGTTTATTTAAACGAAGCAAATACGGACAAAGAAGTATTACAAGCCATTTTAAATACGTTTGATGTAATCGGAAATGTATTAGGGATTCAAGCGAAAGTCGAAGCTGGCTTACTTGATGAAGAGATTGAAGCGTTAATTGAAGAGCGAATTGCTGCACGCAAAAACCGTGATTTCGCACGTTCAGATGAAATTCGTGACCAGCTATTAAGCATGGATATCGTTTTAGAAGATACTCGTCAAGGAACACGTTGGAAACGAGGACAATAA
- the gltX gene encoding glutamate--tRNA ligase yields the protein MTKPVRVRYAPSPTGFLHIGGARTALFNYLYAKHHNGTFVVRIEDTDIERNVEGGEASQLDNLRWLGIIPDESIDIGGPYAPYRQMERLDIYKEHAEKMLEQGHAYKCFCSSEELEASREAQKARGVAAPTYDGKCRHLTAEEVAEKEAAGIPHTIRMRVPENVTYSFTDLVRGDVSFESKDVGDWVLVKANGIPTYNYAVVLDDHFMEMTHVFRGEEHLSNTPKQMMVFDAFGWEYPRFGHMTLIVNEDRKKLSKRDESIIQFVAQYKDLGYLPEAMFNFFGLLGWSPEGEEEIFSHDEFVKLFDEKRLSKSPSMFDKTKLTWMNNQYIKKLSPEDVVALALPHLQKAGLLPAELTAEQHAWVSELISLFHEQMSFGAEIVELTAQFFNDEVSYDEEAKEVLAGETVPQVMAAFKVQLENLESFDAASIKAAIKAVQKETGVKGKNLFMPIRVAIMGEMHGPELPNSISLIGKAKAIARVEQFAN from the coding sequence ATGACGAAACCAGTTCGCGTTCGTTATGCACCATCGCCAACAGGTTTTTTACACATTGGTGGCGCACGTACAGCTTTATTCAACTATTTATATGCAAAACATCACAACGGTACTTTCGTAGTACGCATTGAAGATACAGATATCGAACGTAACGTAGAGGGCGGCGAAGCTTCTCAATTAGATAACTTACGCTGGTTAGGAATTATTCCAGATGAATCGATTGATATCGGTGGTCCATATGCACCTTACCGTCAAATGGAACGTTTAGATATTTATAAAGAGCACGCTGAAAAAATGTTAGAACAAGGGCACGCTTATAAATGTTTCTGTTCTTCAGAAGAATTAGAAGCATCTCGTGAAGCACAAAAAGCTCGAGGCGTAGCAGCACCAACTTATGATGGTAAATGCCGTCACTTAACTGCAGAAGAAGTAGCTGAAAAAGAAGCTGCTGGTATCCCGCACACAATTCGTATGCGTGTTCCAGAAAATGTTACTTATAGCTTTACTGACTTAGTACGCGGTGATGTATCATTCGAATCAAAAGACGTTGGTGACTGGGTACTTGTTAAAGCAAATGGTATCCCTACTTACAACTATGCCGTAGTATTAGATGACCATTTCATGGAAATGACACATGTATTCCGTGGGGAAGAGCATTTATCAAATACACCAAAACAAATGATGGTATTCGACGCATTTGGTTGGGAATATCCACGCTTTGGTCATATGACATTAATCGTTAATGAAGACCGCAAAAAATTATCGAAACGTGACGAATCGATTATTCAATTCGTAGCGCAATATAAAGATCTTGGTTATTTACCAGAAGCAATGTTCAACTTCTTCGGGTTACTTGGCTGGTCTCCTGAAGGTGAAGAAGAGATTTTCTCACATGACGAGTTCGTTAAGTTATTTGATGAAAAACGTTTATCAAAATCACCATCAATGTTTGATAAAACAAAGCTTACTTGGATGAACAACCAATATATCAAAAAATTATCACCTGAAGATGTAGTAGCTCTAGCTTTACCACATTTACAAAAAGCAGGATTACTCCCTGCAGAATTAACAGCAGAACAACATGCATGGGTTTCTGAATTAATCAGCCTTTTCCACGAGCAAATGAGCTTCGGTGCTGAAATCGTTGAACTTACTGCCCAATTCTTCAATGATGAAGTTTCATATGATGAAGAAGCAAAAGAAGTGTTAGCTGGTGAAACAGTACCTCAAGTTATGGCTGCATTTAAAGTACAATTAGAAAACTTAGAGTCATTTGATGCTGCTTCAATTAAAGCGGCGATTAAAGCGGTTCAAAAGGAAACAGGCGTAAAAGGTAAAAACTTATTTATGCCAATTCGTGTAGCTATCATGGGTGAAATGCACGGCCCAGAATTACCAAACTCAATTTCTTTAATTGGTAAAGCAAAAGCAATCGCTCGCGTAGAGCAATTTGCAAACTAA
- the ispF gene encoding 2-C-methyl-D-erythritol 2,4-cyclodiphosphate synthase, which produces MFRIGQGFDVHEFAEGRPLILGGITIPHERGLLGHSDADVLLHTVTDAALGAIGEGDIGRHFPDTDPEWKDADSAKLLAYIWKMVEARGYKLGNVDCTIMAQRPKMAPYIEAMRNRIAELLNADPSQVNVKATTTEKLGFVGREEGIASMATILLVKA; this is translated from the coding sequence ATGTTTCGAATTGGACAAGGCTTTGACGTTCATGAATTTGCAGAAGGACGTCCACTAATTTTAGGTGGAATTACAATCCCGCATGAGCGCGGACTTTTAGGACACTCAGATGCGGATGTATTATTACATACCGTTACAGACGCTGCATTAGGCGCAATTGGTGAAGGTGACATTGGTCGTCACTTCCCAGATACAGATCCAGAATGGAAAGATGCGGATTCAGCGAAGTTACTTGCATACATTTGGAAAATGGTTGAAGCACGCGGCTATAAATTAGGTAATGTGGATTGCACAATTATGGCCCAACGTCCGAAGATGGCACCGTATATTGAGGCAATGCGCAATCGTATCGCTGAATTATTAAATGCAGACCCATCACAAGTGAATGTGAAGGCAACAACAACTGAAAAACTGGGCTTTGTTGGTCGTGAAGAAGGGATTGCCTCAATGGCAACAATTCTTTTAGTAAAAGCCTAA
- the ispD gene encoding 2-C-methyl-D-erythritol 4-phosphate cytidylyltransferase: MHYEVVLPAAGSGKRMGAGQNKLFLLLAQKPILMHTLLVFEQDENCTGIWLAVKDEERPYIESLIQQYQISKVKGLPTGGAERQHSVHSCIKEMNAVEVVLVHDAARPFITVPTISELTKVAYEKGAAIAGVRAKDTMKIVHNGLIKETVDRDSLWMIQTPQAFRFDLLAEAEDVAEKVGFLGTDEAMLVERLGYDIHMVESSYENVKMTTQEDLIFGEAILNRRQTII; this comes from the coding sequence TTGCATTATGAAGTCGTTTTGCCGGCAGCAGGTAGCGGAAAGCGTATGGGTGCTGGGCAAAATAAATTATTTTTACTGTTAGCACAAAAACCAATTTTAATGCATACCTTACTGGTTTTTGAACAAGATGAAAATTGTACAGGCATTTGGTTAGCCGTTAAAGATGAAGAACGTCCTTATATCGAATCTTTAATACAACAGTATCAAATCTCAAAAGTAAAAGGATTGCCTACAGGTGGTGCCGAGCGTCAGCATTCCGTACATTCTTGTATTAAAGAAATGAACGCCGTAGAAGTTGTACTCGTTCATGATGCAGCACGTCCGTTTATAACGGTACCGACAATTTCAGAACTTACGAAAGTAGCTTATGAAAAAGGTGCGGCTATTGCGGGTGTTCGAGCAAAGGATACGATGAAAATTGTGCATAATGGACTGATTAAAGAAACCGTTGATCGTGATTCGTTATGGATGATTCAAACACCACAAGCGTTCCGATTCGACTTATTAGCAGAAGCTGAGGACGTTGCTGAAAAAGTAGGTTTTCTAGGAACCGACGAAGCAATGCTAGTCGAACGTTTAGGATATGATATTCACATGGTTGAAAGCAGCTACGAAAATGTCAAAATGACGACACAAGAAGATTTAATTTTTGGTGAAGCCATTTTAAACCGACGCCAAACAATCATCTAA
- a CDS encoding PIN/TRAM domain-containing protein: MLKRVIQVAFLFIGGALGLIFLPPLYEFMNLSTHPWLNNPYFSVVIGAALLFVLSFALSDYFVKLINWLEEVLFKLPAADLLFGTFGLIVGLSVATLASVAINQMNIPVVTAVVPAILSIVLGYLGFRLGFSKRDELLQIFSGKSTSKKRLTDVVGKDTSEHHKLLDTSVIIDGRIADISATGFVEGILVVPQFVLTELQHIADSSDTLKRTRGRRGLDILKRLQDERASKVLITEIDFEDVAEVDLKLVRLAKKMDAQILTNDFNLNKVCELHRVQVLNINDLANAVKPVVIPGEDMQVVVIKDGKEHNQGVAYLDDGTMIVVEGGRSYIGQAITVTVTSVLQTSAGRMIFAKPKEG, encoded by the coding sequence ATGTTAAAGAGAGTAATTCAAGTAGCATTCTTATTTATCGGGGGAGCATTAGGTCTCATTTTCTTACCGCCATTATACGAATTTATGAATTTATCAACCCATCCATGGCTTAATAATCCATATTTTAGCGTTGTAATAGGTGCTGCTTTATTGTTTGTTTTATCGTTTGCATTATCGGACTATTTTGTAAAACTAATTAATTGGTTAGAAGAAGTGTTATTTAAACTTCCTGCCGCCGATTTATTATTTGGTACATTCGGTTTAATTGTTGGGCTTAGTGTAGCGACGTTAGCAAGTGTAGCGATTAACCAAATGAATATCCCCGTTGTGACTGCTGTTGTACCGGCAATTTTATCAATCGTGTTAGGTTATTTAGGATTCCGATTAGGGTTTAGTAAGCGTGATGAACTACTTCAAATATTTTCGGGAAAATCTACTTCCAAAAAGCGTTTAACGGACGTAGTAGGGAAAGATACATCTGAGCACCATAAATTACTTGATACGAGCGTTATTATTGATGGGCGTATTGCAGATATTTCGGCAACCGGTTTTGTAGAAGGTATTCTGGTAGTTCCACAATTTGTGTTAACTGAATTACAGCATATTGCGGATTCTTCGGATACATTAAAGCGTACACGTGGTCGCAGAGGGTTAGATATTTTAAAACGCCTGCAAGATGAACGCGCATCAAAAGTGTTAATTACGGAAATTGATTTTGAGGATGTTGCAGAAGTCGATTTAAAATTAGTGCGTTTAGCGAAAAAAATGGATGCACAAATTTTAACGAATGACTTTAACTTAAATAAAGTTTGTGAATTACACCGTGTTCAAGTATTGAACATTAATGATTTAGCGAATGCTGTGAAGCCTGTCGTGATTCCAGGAGAAGACATGCAAGTTGTCGTGATTAAAGATGGGAAAGAGCATAATCAAGGCGTAGCCTATTTAGATGACGGTACGATGATCGTTGTAGAAGGTGGCCGTAGCTATATCGGTCAGGCAATTACTGTGACCGTAACAAGTGTGCTGCAAACATCGGCAGGTCGCATGATTTTTGCGAAGCCAAAAGAAGGTTAG
- the radA gene encoding DNA repair protein RadA: protein MAKKKSKFMCSSCGYEAAKWMGRCPGCGEWNTMNEEIEIISKGVRGAFQHSTTTTKATPIINVEVQEETRIVTQMGEFNRVLGGGIVPGSLVLIGGDPGIGKSTLLLQISALLSNQGKRVLYISGEESVRQTKLRAERLGVKSPELYIYSETNLEFLNQTIEEVQPKFVIVDSIQTVHHPEVTSAPGSVSQVRECTAELMRIAKTKNIAIFLVGHVTKEGQIAGPRILEHMVDTVLYFEGERHHNHRILRSQKNRFGSTNEIAIFEMLQGGLKEVLNPSELFLQERSQGAPGSTVVASMEGTRPILVEIQSLVTPTSFNYPKRMATGVDQNRVQLLMAVLEKRMGMMLQAQDAYIKVAGGVKLDEPAIDLAVLTSIVSSFKDQAVRPTDCFIGEVGLTGEVRRVSRIEQRVQEAAKLGFKRAIIPASNIGGWDFPEGIQIVGVETISDALRSSFQDL from the coding sequence ATGGCGAAGAAAAAATCGAAGTTTATGTGTAGTAGCTGTGGCTATGAAGCGGCAAAATGGATGGGGCGCTGTCCAGGCTGTGGCGAATGGAATACGATGAATGAAGAAATAGAAATCATTTCAAAGGGAGTTCGCGGAGCATTCCAACATTCTACAACGACAACAAAGGCGACACCAATTATTAATGTGGAAGTGCAAGAGGAAACACGTATTGTTACGCAAATGGGTGAATTTAACCGTGTACTTGGTGGTGGGATTGTACCAGGTTCACTTGTGTTAATTGGTGGGGATCCTGGGATTGGGAAATCGACATTACTTTTACAGATTTCTGCGCTTTTATCAAACCAAGGAAAACGAGTCCTCTATATTTCAGGGGAGGAATCAGTACGCCAAACAAAGTTACGCGCGGAACGTTTAGGCGTGAAATCTCCGGAGCTTTACATATACTCTGAAACGAATTTAGAGTTTTTAAATCAAACAATTGAAGAAGTTCAACCGAAATTTGTGATTGTCGATTCCATTCAAACTGTTCATCACCCAGAAGTCACAAGTGCACCAGGAAGTGTGTCACAAGTGCGTGAATGTACCGCAGAATTAATGCGCATTGCGAAAACGAAAAACATTGCGATTTTCTTAGTTGGTCACGTAACAAAAGAAGGGCAAATTGCAGGTCCGCGTATTTTAGAACATATGGTGGATACCGTGCTTTATTTTGAAGGCGAGCGTCATCATAATCACCGTATTTTAAGAAGTCAAAAAAACCGTTTTGGTTCAACAAATGAAATTGCGATTTTTGAAATGCTACAAGGTGGATTGAAAGAAGTATTAAATCCGTCTGAGCTATTTTTACAGGAGCGTTCACAAGGGGCACCTGGCTCAACGGTTGTAGCATCCATGGAAGGAACACGTCCAATTCTAGTAGAAATCCAATCTCTTGTGACACCAACCAGTTTTAATTATCCAAAGCGTATGGCAACAGGAGTCGATCAAAACCGTGTGCAATTGTTAATGGCTGTGCTTGAAAAACGTATGGGAATGATGCTACAAGCGCAAGATGCTTATATTAAAGTTGCAGGCGGTGTGAAATTAGATGAACCTGCCATTGATTTAGCGGTGTTAACGAGCATTGTTTCAAGCTTTAAAGACCAGGCTGTTCGTCCGACGGATTGTTTTATTGGTGAGGTTGGTTTAACGGGAGAGGTACGCCGTGTATCGCGTATTGAACAACGTGTACAAGAAGCAGCAAAATTAGGGTTTAAGCGTGCGATTATTCCTGCGTCAAATATCGGAGGATGGGATTTCCCTGAAGGAATTCAAATCGTTGGTGTCGAAACAATTAGTGATGCTTTACGATCTTCATTTCAAGATTTATAA
- a CDS encoding ATP-dependent Clp protease ATP-binding subunit produces MMFNRFTQRAQKVLQLAQEEAIRLKHKEIGTEHILLGLIREGGGIAAKALEAINISPQMIESGIEELVGKGTEEVGPIVHYTPRAKKVIELSLDESRKLGHAYVGTEHILLALIREGEGVAARVLANTGVSINKARQQVLLLLGNNDNNPNSTASMNQTVNTPTLDSLARDLTAVAREGSLDPVIGRSKEITRVVEVLSRRTKNNPVLIGEPGVGKTAIAEGLAQQIINNEVPETLRDKRVMTLDMGTVVAGTKYRGEFEDRLKKVMDEIRQAGNIILFIDELHTLIGAGGAEGAIDASNILKPSLARGELQCIGATTLDEYRKYIEKDAALERRFQPIQVDEPTVDETIQIIKGLRDRYEAHHRVKISDEAVEAAAKLSDRYISDRFLPDKAIDLIDEAGSKVRLRSYTVPPNLKELEDKLEGIKSEKNAAVSSQEFEKAAALRDSEQKLKTELEQLKKEWKEKQGKEESTVCVDDIAQVVAMWTGIPVSKIAQEESAKLLQLETELHKRVVGQGEAVEAISRAIRRARAGLKDPKRPIGSFIFLGPTGVGKTELARALAEVMFGDEEAMIRVDMSEYMEKHSTSRLVGSPPGYVGFDDGGQLTEKVRRKPYSVVLLDEIEKAHPDVFNILLQVLEDGRLTDSKGRVVDFRNTVVIMTSNVGADALKFQKHVGFGAGDAASKNKNMKSTMLEELKKAFRPEFLNRIDEMIVFHSLEKEHLKEIVSLMVGSLTKRLKEQDIELKLTDTALEKIADEGYDPQYGARPLRRSLQKHVEDRLSEELLKGTLDKSRTVVLDYVNDEFIVRTEEKILQN; encoded by the coding sequence ATGATGTTTAATCGATTTACTCAACGTGCACAAAAGGTGTTACAACTCGCACAAGAAGAGGCAATTCGCCTGAAGCATAAAGAAATTGGCACAGAACATATTTTACTTGGTTTAATTCGTGAAGGCGGCGGAATCGCAGCTAAAGCACTAGAAGCGATTAATATTAGCCCACAAATGATTGAATCGGGTATTGAAGAGCTTGTTGGTAAAGGGACAGAAGAAGTCGGTCCAATTGTTCATTACACACCACGAGCAAAAAAAGTAATCGAACTTTCATTAGATGAATCACGTAAACTAGGGCATGCTTATGTCGGTACAGAACATATACTACTTGCGTTAATTCGTGAAGGTGAAGGCGTAGCAGCACGTGTATTAGCGAATACAGGTGTTAGCATTAATAAAGCACGCCAACAAGTATTGCTATTATTAGGAAATAATGATAATAATCCAAACAGTACGGCCTCAATGAATCAAACGGTAAATACACCAACACTAGACAGCTTAGCACGTGATTTAACAGCGGTAGCCCGTGAAGGTTCATTAGACCCTGTAATCGGTCGTTCAAAAGAAATTACACGGGTTGTGGAAGTATTATCACGTCGTACAAAAAATAACCCTGTATTGATCGGGGAGCCAGGTGTTGGTAAAACAGCAATTGCAGAAGGGTTAGCCCAACAAATCATTAACAATGAAGTACCTGAAACTCTACGTGATAAACGCGTTATGACCCTTGATATGGGTACGGTTGTAGCTGGAACAAAATACCGAGGTGAATTCGAAGACCGCCTGAAAAAAGTGATGGATGAAATTCGCCAAGCAGGGAATATTATTTTATTCATTGATGAACTTCATACATTAATTGGTGCAGGTGGAGCTGAGGGTGCAATTGATGCATCGAATATTTTAAAACCGTCATTAGCACGCGGTGAATTACAGTGTATCGGTGCTACAACTTTAGATGAATACCGTAAATATATCGAAAAAGATGCCGCGTTAGAGCGTCGTTTCCAACCGATTCAAGTAGATGAGCCAACTGTAGATGAGACGATTCAAATTATTAAAGGCTTACGTGACCGTTATGAAGCACATCACCGTGTGAAAATTTCAGATGAAGCGGTAGAAGCGGCAGCAAAATTATCAGACCGTTATATTTCAGACCGTTTCTTACCAGATAAAGCGATTGATTTAATCGATGAGGCGGGCTCAAAAGTACGCTTACGTTCTTACACAGTACCACCAAATTTAAAAGAGTTAGAAGATAAATTAGAAGGTATCAAATCTGAAAAGAATGCAGCGGTTTCAAGTCAGGAATTTGAAAAAGCAGCAGCCTTACGTGATTCAGAACAAAAATTAAAAACTGAGCTAGAACAGCTGAAAAAAGAGTGGAAAGAAAAGCAAGGAAAGGAAGAATCTACAGTATGTGTAGATGACATCGCACAAGTTGTCGCAATGTGGACGGGAATTCCTGTTTCTAAAATTGCACAAGAAGAGTCAGCGAAACTATTACAACTTGAAACAGAATTACACAAACGTGTTGTTGGTCAAGGTGAAGCAGTCGAAGCAATCTCTCGTGCAATCCGTCGTGCGCGTGCGGGACTAAAAGATCCAAAACGTCCGATTGGTTCATTTATTTTCCTTGGTCCAACAGGGGTTGGTAAAACAGAGCTTGCTCGAGCGCTAGCAGAAGTCATGTTTGGCGATGAAGAAGCCATGATCCGCGTTGACATGTCAGAGTACATGGAAAAACATTCGACTTCCCGTTTAGTAGGTTCACCTCCAGGCTATGTAGGCTTTGATGATGGTGGTCAATTAACAGAAAAAGTTCGTCGCAAACCATACTCAGTGGTTCTGTTAGATGAAATTGAAAAAGCACATCCAGATGTGTTCAATATTCTCTTACAAGTATTAGAAGACGGGCGTTTAACAGATTCAAAAGGGCGCGTTGTCGACTTCCGTAATACGGTCGTAATTATGACATCAAATGTTGGTGCAGATGCACTTAAATTCCAAAAGCATGTTGGTTTTGGTGCAGGCGATGCAGCTTCAAAAAATAAGAACATGAAGAGTACGATGTTAGAAGAGTTGAAAAAAGCATTCCGTCCAGAGTTCTTAAACCGTATCGATGAAATGATTGTGTTCCATTCATTAGAAAAAGAGCACTTAAAGGAAATCGTTTCATTGATGGTGGGCTCTCTAACAAAACGCTTAAAAGAACAAGATATTGAGCTGAAATTAACAGATACAGCCCTTGAAAAAATTGCGGATGAAGGCTACGATCCACAATACGGAGCACGTCCATTACGTCGTTCGCTGCAAAAGCACGTGGAAGATCGTTTATCAGAAGAGCTATTAAAAGGCACATTGGATAAATCACGAACAGTAGTCCTTGATTATGTAAATGATGAGTTCATCGTTCGTACAGAAGAAAAGATACTACAAAACTAA